A DNA window from Candidatus Liberimonas magnetica contains the following coding sequences:
- a CDS encoding transposase, with product MVFKTSASIPRESTNSLSLYCINVPYSTGGIVSHGRLISTCNHWLRYAFVEAAWAAIRSSPYFRALFSRMRKRKGPNVAIAVIARRLSEVIYRCLSENRNYEERPYNGPRKYAA from the coding sequence GTGGTTTTCAAGACCAGCGCCAGCATCCCGCGTGAGTCAACAAATTCATTATCGCTATATTGTATCAACGTCCCTTACTCTACAGGCGGTATTGTATCCCATGGCAGACTCATATCGACTTGCAATCACTGGCTCCGGTATGCTTTTGTTGAGGCAGCATGGGCCGCTATTAGATCTTCACCTTATTTCCGAGCTCTCTTTTCACGAATGAGAAAACGAAAAGGTCCTAATGTTGCTATTGCAGTTATCGCCAGAAGACTTTCAGAAGTAATATACCGTTGTCTTTCGGAGAACCGTAATTATGAAGAACGACCTTATAACGGACCGCGGAAATATGCGGCATAA
- a CDS encoding efflux RND transporter periplasmic adaptor subunit, whose product MKKKLIPLAAVIIIAVIAVVISINRHRDFLYAGTIEATELDISSRLSGVIDTLAVREGDDVKKGNLLVKLSCEDIVVAAQAAERDYRRGLELVKAGSMDQGSFDKVRFRYDDAKVRSSWVTMQAPVDATVILRFHEPGELVVSGTKILRLAELDKVWAYVYVPQPLLGKLSLGMKTEGVVSDSDMKKVDGTIIKINSEAEFTPKNVQTKKERTRLVYGIKIEFENRDRYLKPGMTVEIKLPD is encoded by the coding sequence ATGAAAAAGAAACTTATTCCGCTGGCAGCTGTCATAATTATCGCGGTTATTGCTGTTGTTATCAGCATTAACAGGCACAGGGATTTTTTGTATGCCGGGACAATTGAAGCCACAGAACTGGATATATCGTCGAGGCTTTCAGGTGTTATTGATACGCTTGCCGTACGTGAAGGCGATGACGTGAAAAAGGGGAATTTACTTGTAAAACTTTCCTGTGAGGATATAGTTGTAGCGGCACAGGCAGCTGAGCGTGATTACAGGCGGGGCTTGGAGCTTGTAAAAGCGGGTTCTATGGACCAGGGCAGTTTTGATAAAGTGCGTTTCCGCTATGATGATGCTAAAGTCAGAAGTTCATGGGTAACAATGCAAGCGCCGGTTGATGCGACCGTTATTTTGCGGTTTCATGAACCGGGAGAACTTGTGGTCTCAGGCACAAAGATACTTCGCCTGGCAGAACTCGATAAAGTGTGGGCTTATGTCTATGTGCCTCAGCCGCTGCTGGGCAAGCTGTCTTTAGGCATGAAAACTGAAGGCGTAGTGTCGGACTCGGACATGAAAAAAGTGGACGGAACGATAATAAAAATAAACAGCGAGGCTGAATTTACCCCGAAAAACGTCCAGACAAAAAAAGAGAGGACCCGCCTTGTTTACGGTATAAAAATAGAGTTTGAAAACAGAGACAGATATTTAAAACCGGGCATGACAGTGGAAATAAAACTGCCGGACTAA
- a CDS encoding ABC transporter permease, whose protein sequence is MNDKFSLSRSMAIALKETMHIRRDPFILAMAAGLPVILVIFFGFAINFDFKNINLAVFDMDHSKQSRELARLFGSSEYFNVKTQNFETNPIREVESERSSVAVVINPEFSKNISLQIGAKVQVLVDGTDNMKSGVIIGYIAGLRQIVNRFFSSVPQKNPLEISTRFLYNPELDTQWFVVPGLIVVVTGLLSIFMTALTVAREWENGSMELILSTPVKPVEVIAGKILPYLGLGLIAIVFVYTVARVVFGVPFLGSYTLLSVACVLFITTLLAQGILISVATRQQQKAMQIAMVAGLLPALLLSGFVFPIESMPVFFRYFTMILPARWFMDIIRGIFLKGAGIRELYVPFAALFLMNVFFVFAAVKRFKKDIE, encoded by the coding sequence ATGAACGATAAGTTTAGTTTATCGCGTTCTATGGCGATAGCTTTAAAAGAAACTATGCATATCCGCAGGGATCCGTTCATACTTGCCATGGCCGCGGGTTTGCCAGTTATTCTAGTTATTTTCTTCGGGTTTGCGATAAATTTTGATTTTAAAAATATAAACCTTGCTGTTTTTGACATGGACCACTCAAAACAATCAAGGGAACTTGCCAGGCTATTCGGTTCATCGGAGTATTTCAACGTTAAAACACAAAATTTTGAGACAAATCCGATCAGGGAAGTTGAATCCGAGCGTTCATCGGTTGCTGTTGTTATAAATCCTGAATTTTCCAAAAATATTTCCCTTCAAATAGGTGCAAAAGTGCAGGTCTTAGTAGACGGGACGGACAACATGAAATCTGGGGTAATAATAGGATATATTGCAGGCTTAAGACAGATCGTAAACAGGTTTTTTTCTTCCGTTCCGCAGAAAAACCCGCTTGAGATAAGTACGAGGTTCCTGTACAACCCGGAGCTTGATACCCAGTGGTTTGTTGTGCCGGGGTTAATTGTTGTTGTGACAGGTCTGCTTTCTATTTTTATGACAGCCCTGACTGTTGCCCGGGAGTGGGAAAACGGTTCAATGGAGCTTATACTTTCCACACCCGTAAAACCGGTAGAGGTAATAGCAGGGAAAATCCTTCCGTATCTCGGTCTTGGGCTTATAGCGATAGTTTTTGTTTATACGGTTGCAAGGGTGGTTTTCGGTGTGCCTTTTCTCGGCAGTTATACACTTTTATCTGTTGCATGCGTTTTGTTTATAACAACTCTTCTTGCCCAGGGGATCCTAATATCTGTTGCAACACGCCAGCAGCAGAAAGCTATGCAGATAGCCATGGTAGCAGGACTCCTACCCGCTCTTTTGCTCTCAGGGTTTGTTTTTCCTATTGAAAGCATGCCGGTTTTTTTCAGGTATTTCACCATGATACTTCCTGCCCGGTGGTTCATGGACATAATAAGAGGAATATTCTTAAAGGGTGCGGGTATAAGAGAGCTTTACGTTCCTTTTGCCGCTTTATTTCTTATGAACGTATTCTTCGTATTTGCTGCCGTAAAGCGTTTTAAAAAGGATATAGAATAA
- a CDS encoding ABC transporter permease: MNNSIRIIIGFVKKEFSQALRDPVMRVFIFVAPVLQLTIFGFAINNEFKNLKLAIFSDPTDVVARQLSDTMYSGGWFLPARPKGDAFQTLQSGRADAVLVMPRQGLTKTYAKNETVIQLLIDAKNATKARAIDTYVRSIVQKFVLDNLSGEKPSVPVVFDIRVLYNPTMETSIFMVPGIMTLIMSLITIIMVSMSLAREKELGTFETIIAAPIAKWQIIAGKAVPYMLIGLLDALIVLSAGVILFNVPIRGSLLFLITATMVFVTTTVSIGLLVSSIAQNQQQAMMGTFMFLFPAMLLSGVMFPIENMPAVIQFVAYFNPLMYYVKVIRNVMLKGANPEVVISCIAMLFAIGSIVVVATILRFRQKLN, translated from the coding sequence ATGAATAACAGCATAAGAATAATTATCGGATTTGTAAAAAAGGAATTTTCGCAGGCCCTGCGCGACCCTGTGATGAGGGTTTTTATATTTGTTGCGCCTGTCCTTCAGCTTACTATTTTTGGTTTTGCCATAAACAACGAGTTCAAGAACCTGAAGCTTGCAATATTCAGTGATCCTACAGATGTGGTTGCCAGGCAGCTGTCTGATACTATGTATTCTGGAGGCTGGTTTTTGCCTGCCCGGCCCAAAGGTGATGCTTTTCAAACTTTACAGTCAGGCAGGGCAGATGCGGTTCTTGTAATGCCGCGGCAGGGGCTTACAAAAACTTATGCAAAAAACGAAACTGTAATCCAGCTTTTAATTGACGCAAAAAACGCTACTAAAGCCAGGGCTATAGACACTTATGTCAGGTCGATAGTGCAGAAGTTCGTTTTGGATAATTTATCCGGAGAGAAGCCCTCAGTCCCTGTAGTTTTTGATATTAGAGTCCTTTACAACCCGACTATGGAAACTTCGATATTTATGGTACCGGGCATTATGACGCTTATAATGAGCCTTATTACAATAATTATGGTGAGCATGTCTCTTGCAAGGGAAAAGGAGCTCGGCACCTTTGAAACTATTATAGCTGCACCGATTGCTAAATGGCAGATCATAGCAGGTAAGGCTGTGCCCTATATGTTAATAGGGCTGCTTGATGCGCTGATCGTTTTAAGTGCAGGTGTAATCTTGTTTAACGTCCCGATCAGAGGGTCTTTGTTATTTCTTATTACGGCAACCATGGTTTTTGTAACTACTACAGTAAGTATCGGGCTTTTGGTTTCTTCAATCGCCCAAAATCAACAGCAGGCAATGATGGGGACTTTTATGTTTTTGTTCCCGGCAATGCTTTTATCGGGCGTAATGTTCCCTATAGAAAATATGCCGGCTGTAATACAGTTTGTGGCATATTTTAACCCGCTTATGTATTATGTCAAAGTTATAAGGAATGTCATGCTTAAAGGCGCAAATCCGGAAGTCGTGATCAGCTGTATTGCCATGCTTTTTGCGATCGGAAGCATCGTAGTTGTTGCCACTATCCTTCGTTTTAGGCAGAAACTAAATTAG
- a CDS encoding glycosyltransferase family 39 protein: MNTKVLLIIAAIILVYIFNAAYFGSKLVNYETESIANLYSPDVPNYYDALKNLDINKFCLTFKYNPFPPFYEISAAVSLLIVGMNWTFMNILNNSIFLLILLVFTFLTGYEIKDRQTGVIALLLVAAHPFIIGIFRSYSLDFAFMSVMVMSIYFLIKSEFFKNRDQSIYFALSCALGMLIKESFSGFIIGPIMIAFFSTCQETYKRNYKALINFTIFCFLFLLLITPYYFYFDGLKNMLASAKREPALLAWYEWESLRLVPLGTFENLLGAPFYLAGIAGLYYLIIGKRSLKIYTLVSIIIVSDIILISIPHFKFLRYLLPQLPALLIICALGLRCLIDRWAGKLALVITITASIFTYIFITYGISTVKIHNIGDWLAKGYTRYYSSDMIQPLAQAKEISAHLADILNSSFPGKVNKIKAMHEPGYIPQLFVLNKTDTLNLEYYFNTFFWFNNIFVKQDIKCLNSIDDINVVYSNRSKIDFILTGVPAGEGSYAGSFDFIKKYLNLDPKKNYNDYEQMWNETLKSFNKRELLCKNSSLEFYLYSK; the protein is encoded by the coding sequence ATGAATACAAAGGTCTTATTAATTATTGCAGCAATAATTCTCGTCTATATATTCAATGCAGCTTATTTTGGAAGCAAACTCGTCAATTACGAAACTGAATCAATAGCAAACCTTTATTCGCCGGATGTCCCGAATTATTATGATGCTCTGAAGAACCTCGATATTAACAAATTCTGCTTAACATTTAAATACAATCCTTTCCCGCCCTTTTATGAAATAAGCGCTGCAGTTTCACTGCTTATAGTAGGCATGAACTGGACATTCATGAATATCTTAAATAACTCTATATTTCTGTTGATTTTGCTGGTCTTTACTTTCTTAACCGGTTATGAAATTAAAGATAGGCAGACAGGAGTTATTGCATTGCTGCTTGTGGCTGCACATCCTTTTATAATAGGGATATTCCGGAGTTATTCCCTTGATTTTGCTTTTATGAGCGTTATGGTTATGTCTATATATTTCCTCATAAAATCCGAGTTTTTTAAAAACAGGGACCAAAGCATTTATTTTGCCTTAAGCTGCGCCCTGGGGATGCTGATAAAGGAATCATTCAGTGGTTTTATTATCGGGCCGATAATGATAGCTTTTTTCAGTACCTGTCAGGAAACGTATAAAAGAAATTACAAAGCTTTGATAAACTTTACGATTTTTTGTTTTCTTTTCCTGCTCTTAATAACCCCGTATTATTTTTATTTTGACGGCCTAAAAAATATGCTCGCAAGCGCCAAACGGGAACCTGCGCTCTTAGCCTGGTATGAATGGGAAAGTTTACGGCTGGTCCCTCTGGGCACGTTCGAAAACCTGCTCGGAGCGCCGTTTTATTTAGCCGGGATTGCTGGGCTATATTATCTTATCATCGGCAAAAGGTCGTTGAAAATATATACCCTGGTTTCTATTATAATAGTTTCAGATATTATCCTGATCTCTATACCGCATTTTAAATTCTTAAGGTATTTGTTGCCTCAGCTTCCTGCGCTTTTAATAATATGTGCTTTAGGTCTAAGATGTTTAATAGACAGGTGGGCAGGAAAGTTGGCTCTTGTTATTACGATTACAGCCTCCATTTTTACATATATTTTTATTACTTACGGAATAAGCACTGTGAAAATTCACAATATAGGCGACTGGTTAGCAAAAGGATACACAAGGTATTATTCTTCCGACATGATCCAGCCGCTTGCACAGGCAAAAGAAATAAGCGCTCACTTGGCCGATATTTTAAACAGCAGTTTTCCCGGGAAAGTCAATAAAATAAAAGCAATGCATGAACCAGGTTATATCCCTCAACTCTTTGTCTTAAATAAAACAGATACTCTTAATTTAGAATATTATTTCAATACCTTTTTTTGGTTTAATAATATTTTTGTAAAACAGGACATAAAATGCCTGAATAGTATTGACGATATCAATGTTGTCTATTCAAATCGTAGTAAAATTGATTTCATCCTGACCGGCGTACCTGCAGGAGAAGGCTCCTATGCCGGTTCGTTTGATTTCATAAAAAAATACCTGAACCTGGACCCCAAAAAAAATTATAATGACTATGAACAAATGTGGAACGAAACACTAAAATCCTTCAACAAACGTGAACTATTATGCAAAAACTCAAGCCTGGAATTTTACCTTTATTCTAAATAA
- a CDS encoding TetR/AcrR family transcriptional regulator, with amino-acid sequence MTRPSGNVDKKLLEAAKELLPKTGFTNLSVRMVTKRAGVNLGMFNYHFKTKEAFIEKLLTETYEEFFKKFTLEAQTGKTSLEQFKNAIFAVAVFARDNRHMIAMLIEDVLLGNAKIVEFIRQNMTKHVVILVKLLRKCQKDGYLVKIPLFNILPLIAASIIGPNVIIRLAEKHIATNLKLKFMVKLISTQILSDKAINQRLKVVFKGLAPGGAE; translated from the coding sequence ATGACCAGGCCTTCAGGCAATGTTGACAAAAAGCTTTTGGAAGCCGCAAAGGAACTTCTTCCTAAAACCGGGTTTACTAATCTGTCCGTTAGGATGGTAACCAAGAGGGCAGGTGTGAACCTCGGGATGTTCAACTATCATTTCAAAACAAAAGAAGCATTTATAGAAAAACTTTTGACAGAGACATACGAAGAATTTTTTAAAAAGTTCACCCTCGAAGCTCAGACAGGAAAAACCTCTCTGGAACAGTTCAAAAATGCTATATTTGCCGTTGCGGTCTTTGCAAGAGATAACCGCCACATGATAGCAATGCTCATAGAAGATGTGCTTCTTGGGAACGCAAAGATAGTTGAATTTATCAGGCAAAACATGACAAAACACGTGGTTATTTTAGTTAAGCTTCTGCGAAAATGCCAAAAAGACGGTTATCTGGTAAAAATACCTTTATTTAATATCCTGCCCCTAATTGCTGCATCAATAATAGGGCCGAATGTCATAATACGCCTTGCAGAAAAACATATTGCTACGAACCTTAAATTGAAATTTATGGTAAAACTTATAAGTACCCAGATACTTTCGGATAAAGCTATAAACCAGAGGCTGAAAGTTGTGTTTAAAGGGCTTGCTCCGGGGGGTGCGGAATGA
- a CDS encoding ATP-binding protein — protein sequence MKNISRTIYASLLNTLTAEGKMVLVSGPRQSGKTTFSRQTAENFKNSVYFNWDTFSDRKLFAADPLFFTKLNRVNESKPLIILDEIHKYRKWKNYLKGIYDEYGKDYQFMVTGSGRMDIGSKGGEALTGRYFHMNVFPFTIAELAGHNRKFDQFYASPIKHFDSANSPNTHKIWNTLMKYSGFPEPFLKADEAFYRRWSNDYAHNIIREDIRTTFELKNVDSLELLFSLMPSKVGSPFSISGAAENLQVSYDTIKNWTRLLDAFYVTFTIPTWTKKVARSILKEKKTYLFNYAEIDEMGARFENAVALELWRAVNSWTQAGLGRFKLSFLKTKDGAEVDFLITQADKPFLLVETKLSDDNMSKAMMTFQNKLMVPAVQLVNRDNVFRQFKNGQQEVLVISAHRWLSTLP from the coding sequence ATGAAAAACATCTCCCGCACTATTTATGCATCGTTGTTGAACACTCTCACGGCTGAAGGCAAGATGGTCCTTGTTTCCGGGCCGCGTCAGTCAGGCAAAACCACATTTTCCAGGCAAACAGCCGAAAACTTCAAGAACTCAGTATATTTCAACTGGGATACATTCTCGGACAGGAAGCTTTTTGCCGCAGATCCCCTCTTTTTCACCAAGCTTAACCGCGTAAACGAATCAAAACCGCTCATCATCCTCGATGAGATCCATAAATACCGCAAATGGAAAAATTACCTCAAAGGCATATACGATGAATACGGCAAGGATTATCAGTTCATGGTTACCGGAAGCGGCCGGATGGATATAGGCAGCAAAGGCGGCGAGGCGCTTACCGGACGCTACTTCCACATGAACGTGTTTCCTTTTACAATCGCAGAACTTGCTGGGCATAATAGGAAATTTGATCAGTTCTATGCCTCGCCGATAAAGCATTTCGATTCGGCTAACAGCCCTAATACCCACAAAATATGGAATACCCTGATGAAGTATAGCGGTTTCCCGGAGCCGTTCTTGAAGGCGGACGAAGCATTTTACCGCCGCTGGTCAAACGACTATGCGCACAATATTATCCGCGAAGACATACGCACGACCTTTGAGTTGAAAAATGTCGACTCGTTGGAGCTATTGTTCTCTCTTATGCCCTCCAAAGTCGGCAGCCCGTTTTCTATAAGCGGCGCGGCGGAGAATCTACAGGTTTCGTATGACACAATCAAAAACTGGACTCGCCTGCTGGATGCTTTCTATGTCACGTTTACAATTCCCACCTGGACAAAAAAAGTCGCACGCTCAATTCTTAAGGAAAAAAAGACCTACCTTTTCAATTATGCAGAAATTGATGAGATGGGAGCCCGGTTTGAAAACGCGGTGGCGCTTGAGCTGTGGCGCGCGGTTAATAGCTGGACTCAAGCGGGACTTGGCAGGTTCAAGCTGTCTTTCCTTAAGACTAAGGACGGAGCAGAGGTTGATTTTCTCATAACCCAGGCCGACAAGCCTTTCCTGCTGGTGGAAACAAAGCTTAGCGATGATAATATGTCCAAAGCAATGATGACGTTTCAAAATAAATTGATGGTGCCCGCGGTTCAGTTAGTGAACCGTGACAATGTGTTTAGACAGTTTAAAAACGGTCAGCAAGAGGTGTTGGTAATCAGCGCGCATCGCTGGCTTTCTACACTTCCATAA
- a CDS encoding ABC transporter ATP-binding protein has protein sequence MDTIKNISITVENLNKNFEQTQALASLFLNLESASLHGIIGPDGAGKTTCLRILAGLLHPTSGKVKYFCGQDQIQFDALRPHIGYMPSKASLYPDLSIEEHLRFFKSLYSLDEKLYRQKTEELFKITRLDKFRDRKAGELSGGMYKKAALMCALLQSPRVLLLDEPTNGVDPISRREFWELLYSLIEQKTLVVVTTAYMDEAERCSKVHFIESGRVILSGEPGKILQEKGVKDFGELFLKEEAK, from the coding sequence ATGGATACGATAAAAAATATCAGTATTACTGTAGAAAACCTGAACAAAAACTTTGAGCAAACACAGGCATTGGCTTCGCTTTTTTTGAATCTGGAAAGCGCATCGCTGCACGGTATTATAGGCCCGGACGGCGCAGGCAAAACTACGTGCTTAAGGATCCTGGCAGGGTTGCTTCATCCAACTTCAGGAAAAGTTAAATATTTTTGCGGGCAGGATCAGATTCAATTTGATGCCTTAAGGCCGCACATAGGCTATATGCCTTCAAAGGCGAGCCTTTATCCTGACCTGTCTATCGAAGAGCACCTGAGGTTTTTTAAAAGCTTATATTCCCTTGATGAAAAACTTTACAGGCAAAAGACAGAAGAACTCTTTAAAATAACAAGGCTTGATAAGTTCCGCGACAGGAAAGCAGGCGAGCTGTCAGGCGGTATGTATAAAAAAGCCGCTCTCATGTGCGCCCTCCTGCAGTCGCCCAGGGTTCTTTTGCTTGACGAGCCCACCAACGGTGTTGACCCGATATCTAGGCGCGAGTTCTGGGAGTTATTATACAGCCTTATTGAACAAAAGACCCTTGTTGTGGTAACGACGGCATACATGGATGAAGCGGAACGCTGCAGCAAAGTGCATTTTATAGAAAGCGGCAGGGTGATCTTAAGCGGGGAACCGGGTAAGATACTGCAAGAAAAGGGTGTTAAGGATTTCGGCGAGCTGTTTCTAAAAGAGGAAGCGAAATGA
- a CDS encoding TolC family protein, which yields MKKMFVLLPLLLSFTLWANEGRVFKFSYDDMENKSLESSAKLKALNYDFEAFNEKAKQQKSFLMPALTLDGYYKYNTIVPEIDMAAGPAAITKKLGDNQNYSFGPSLSWVVWDKGASKNGWHSFEAGASARQYEFEGASRQLKLACAKMYFQLSLCSEQVMLLNDSLILAQKQYSDILLNVKAGNKSRKDELSSHTEVLSRTRQLEQAKTDFSTALRQIASLSSITLSTGTFLPDTIMHDQRNAENYLYLDTLDALILKFKNYSEATFWEKSPDLEVFDELASSAKYAQESANSGLWPRLSFSARSSIDYPNGPKIESFNQTSAGANFSMPIFEAGKTKAKAKEYEYTCKSSIEKKKQKEKDLAELWQETKDIIAGLLKQYKINEEMINEAQELASIVYKSYSAGSTTYLEVENANFRLLEAKMQQVKTKVQLLMHYAVMRSLAK from the coding sequence ATGAAGAAAATGTTTGTGTTATTACCGCTCCTTTTATCTTTTACGCTTTGGGCAAATGAAGGCAGAGTCTTTAAATTCAGCTATGACGACATGGAAAATAAATCGCTTGAAAGCTCTGCTAAGCTTAAAGCTTTGAACTATGATTTTGAAGCTTTTAACGAAAAAGCCAAACAACAAAAATCTTTTCTTATGCCTGCTCTTACGCTTGACGGTTATTACAAATATAATACAATTGTCCCTGAGATCGATATGGCTGCCGGGCCTGCTGCAATAACAAAAAAATTGGGAGATAACCAGAACTATTCTTTCGGCCCCTCCCTTTCCTGGGTAGTGTGGGATAAAGGCGCTTCTAAGAACGGCTGGCACTCGTTTGAAGCCGGCGCCAGTGCCAGGCAATATGAATTTGAAGGCGCTTCAAGGCAGCTGAAACTTGCCTGTGCAAAAATGTATTTTCAGCTCAGTCTTTGTTCAGAGCAGGTCATGCTGTTAAATGATTCTCTTATACTGGCACAGAAACAGTACAGCGATATTCTTCTTAATGTAAAAGCAGGGAATAAAAGCAGGAAAGACGAGCTTTCTTCGCACACTGAAGTCCTTTCCCGCACAAGGCAGCTTGAACAGGCAAAAACCGATTTCTCAACTGCTTTAAGACAGATAGCTTCACTTTCAAGTATAACTCTTTCAACAGGCACATTTTTACCTGATACTATTATGCATGATCAAAGAAATGCTGAAAATTATTTATACCTTGATACTCTTGACGCACTCATTTTAAAATTTAAGAATTACTCTGAAGCCACCTTCTGGGAAAAAAGCCCGGACCTGGAGGTTTTTGACGAGTTAGCAAGTTCAGCAAAGTATGCTCAGGAATCCGCGAACTCCGGATTGTGGCCCCGGCTTTCATTTTCTGCGCGTTCAAGCATTGATTATCCCAACGGCCCGAAAATAGAGTCTTTTAACCAGACTTCAGCGGGAGCGAACTTTTCCATGCCTATTTTTGAAGCTGGAAAAACAAAGGCAAAAGCAAAAGAGTATGAATACACATGTAAATCAAGCATAGAAAAGAAAAAACAGAAAGAAAAAGACCTGGCAGAGCTCTGGCAGGAGACAAAAGATATAATTGCCGGGCTTTTGAAACAGTATAAAATTAACGAAGAAATGATAAATGAAGCCCAGGAACTTGCTTCGATTGTCTATAAATCCTACAGCGCAGGCAGCACAACCTACCTTGAGGTAGAAAATGCCAATTTCCGCTTACTCGAAGCAAAGATGCAGCAGGTAAAAACAAAAGTTCAGCTTCTGATGCATTATGCAGTTATGCGAAGCCTGGCAAAATAG
- a CDS encoding DUF3307 domain-containing protein yields the protein MIIFWRLILAHLLTDFTLQTNFIAKWKRETVWGCIAHSLVFMISAGILCYEYLTATWVTIGPNIIIYGWMAILFLTIFHFFEDQWRIWTIQKLDSPDSFPFFLWDQFIHVIFIFVLFPQNGGLFPEKWVLLLILFILTTHFTTIFIYYFEKGIYGQAQIPLGRKYISMTARLVIAMTLLLPGKWALSFIVIFLADEIYHRLTNKQEFTRVNWMIGNLLAVIFGLIARYVYY from the coding sequence ATGATTATTTTCTGGCGTTTAATTCTAGCCCATCTGCTGACGGATTTTACCCTGCAGACGAATTTTATTGCTAAATGGAAGCGGGAAACCGTTTGGGGGTGTATAGCACATTCTCTGGTTTTCATGATATCTGCCGGCATACTTTGTTATGAGTATTTAACGGCCACCTGGGTAACGATAGGGCCAAACATAATAATCTACGGCTGGATGGCGATACTTTTTCTAACCATATTCCATTTTTTTGAAGACCAGTGGCGTATCTGGACGATACAAAAATTAGACTCGCCGGATTCATTCCCTTTCTTTCTCTGGGATCAGTTCATCCATGTTATTTTTATCTTTGTCCTGTTTCCGCAAAACGGAGGGTTGTTCCCTGAAAAATGGGTGCTCTTATTGATCCTTTTTATCCTGACCACGCACTTTACAACGATCTTTATTTATTATTTTGAAAAAGGCATCTACGGGCAGGCCCAAATCCCTCTGGGCAGAAAATATATTTCCATGACGGCAAGGCTGGTCATTGCGATGACGCTCCTTCTGCCGGGTAAATGGGCATTGAGTTTTATCGTGATCTTCCTGGCAGATGAGATCTACCACCGTTTAACAAATAAACAAGAATTTACAAGGGTAAACTGGATGATAGGGAATTTATTGGCTGTTATTTTTGGGCTTATCGCACGGTACGTATATTATTAG
- a CDS encoding ABC transporter ATP-binding protein, whose translation MKESITAISIKNLTVQFGHFKAVDDISFDVLKGEIFGFLGANGAGKTTTIRVLCGLLDPGKGEIRFADKELSNNRMSIKKMVGYMSQKFTLYDDLTVKENIMFKAALRSLSETEAKLKMDELLEFIGFKYDLSTLVRDLPLGVKQQVSLAACLLHGPEVIFLDEPTSGVSPSVRLKFWNLIRELAKNGKTVIVTTHYMDEAENCSRIALMRAGKLIALDSPADLKKTTYPGMLAEVRFLSGRHEAAGVFEELGVSAWWPYGLKYHVVFDSKLHADNFLRALPSTMAGRFISPSLEDVFIRLVEGLNR comes from the coding sequence ATGAAGGAAAGCATAACTGCGATAAGCATAAAAAACCTGACCGTCCAATTCGGCCATTTTAAAGCCGTTGACGATATAAGCTTTGATGTTCTTAAAGGCGAGATATTCGGATTTTTAGGCGCGAATGGAGCGGGTAAAACTACAACCATACGCGTTCTCTGCGGGCTGCTTGACCCGGGAAAAGGGGAAATAAGGTTTGCAGATAAAGAGCTTTCAAATAACCGAATGTCTATTAAAAAAATGGTCGGCTACATGTCCCAGAAATTCACTCTTTACGATGATTTAACAGTAAAAGAAAACATAATGTTTAAAGCTGCATTAAGAAGTCTTTCTGAAACAGAAGCGAAGCTTAAAATGGACGAACTCCTTGAATTCATAGGGTTTAAATATGATCTTTCAACGCTTGTACGGGACCTTCCTTTGGGCGTAAAACAGCAGGTTTCGCTTGCCGCCTGCCTGCTTCACGGCCCGGAAGTCATATTTTTGGACGAGCCTACTTCAGGGGTATCTCCGTCAGTGCGCCTTAAATTCTGGAACCTGATAAGAGAGCTTGCAAAAAACGGAAAAACCGTTATAGTCACAACTCATTATATGGACGAAGCAGAGAACTGCTCAAGAATAGCTCTCATGCGGGCTGGAAAACTGATAGCTTTGGACAGCCCGGCAGACCTTAAGAAAACCACGTATCCCGGTATGCTGGCTGAGGTCAGGTTTTTGTCAGGCAGGCATGAAGCTGCGGGTGTTTTTGAAGAATTGGGTGTTTCTGCCTGGTGGCCGTACGGCTTAAAGTATCATGTTGTTTTTGATTCGAAACTGCACGCGGATAATTTTTTGCGGGCGCTTCCTTCAACTATGGCAGGCAGGTTTATTTCTCCTTCATTAGAGGATGTTTTTATAAGGCTTGTGGAGGGCTTAAACAGATGA